The following coding sequences lie in one Aquipuribacter nitratireducens genomic window:
- the dndD gene encoding DNA sulfur modification protein DndD, producing the protein MIINRLALHNVGTFAGRHVLDLTPPSEAKPVVLVGGLNGAGKTTILESIQLALYGALIHASARRTGSYENYLRGLVHRGVPLSEGASIELTFTAHQEGAEHTYWIRRSWKSTGASIREILLVSVDGRHNQSLTATWNEHVETFLPRGIAGLFFFDGEQIEALADMERSRQVLGSALAALLGLDLVDRLTTDLVVLRRRHRGQQVPEELRQAIEEKQQLVTAHRHAEEASAEAEAARRTEVERCEKLVHETTEAYRAAGGGLLEQHEAIESTASMVRAGVAQCEDEIRHELGESTPLLQVEGLLSRLVEQARAEDEVRRDALVIEAFSSRDDLLLERLRDAKVEVGAIQAIEQFLTEDREQRRSSVASTDNVTGLTNLPALQGLLATTMPEARKRLKSALERRARLKAELDQAERMLGAIPEPEALAPLRQAREEARDALLRAEAALALAAEMLQTARADRAKAHAAYETALDKAAQANLAVDDDRRLVEHVEKVRDTLERLRVAATKRHLDRISELILEALGALLRKEKLITDVRIDPETHTVALTGADGHPLPANDLSAGERQLLAVALLWGLARAAGQPLPVVIDTPLGRLDGSHRQHLLERYFPQASHQVVLLSTDTEIDEEAFDRIALYVGRAYHLKFDPATNATNIEDGYFWE; encoded by the coding sequence GTGATCATCAACCGGCTGGCACTCCACAACGTCGGCACCTTCGCCGGCCGCCACGTCCTCGACCTCACGCCACCCTCAGAGGCCAAGCCGGTCGTCTTGGTGGGCGGCCTCAATGGTGCTGGTAAGACCACGATTCTCGAGTCGATCCAGCTGGCCCTCTACGGCGCCCTTATCCACGCCTCGGCTCGACGGACCGGCAGCTATGAGAATTACCTGCGTGGGCTCGTCCATCGCGGAGTGCCACTCAGCGAGGGCGCCTCTATCGAGCTGACGTTCACCGCCCACCAGGAAGGCGCCGAGCACACGTACTGGATCCGGCGGAGCTGGAAGAGCACGGGTGCCTCCATCCGCGAGATCCTGCTCGTCTCAGTCGACGGGCGACACAACCAGAGCCTCACCGCGACCTGGAACGAGCACGTCGAAACGTTCCTGCCCCGTGGCATCGCCGGCCTGTTCTTCTTTGATGGAGAGCAGATCGAAGCGCTCGCCGACATGGAACGGTCCCGTCAGGTGCTCGGATCCGCCCTCGCTGCTCTGCTTGGCCTCGACCTCGTCGACCGCCTGACCACTGACCTTGTGGTACTGCGGCGCCGCCACCGCGGCCAGCAGGTGCCGGAGGAACTCCGCCAAGCGATCGAGGAGAAGCAGCAACTCGTCACAGCTCATCGGCATGCGGAAGAGGCGTCCGCAGAAGCCGAAGCCGCTCGCCGGACTGAGGTTGAGCGCTGCGAGAAGCTCGTGCACGAGACGACCGAGGCATACCGTGCAGCCGGGGGAGGCCTGCTCGAGCAGCACGAGGCGATCGAATCAACCGCTTCGATGGTCCGCGCCGGCGTGGCGCAGTGTGAGGACGAGATCCGGCACGAACTCGGGGAGAGCACGCCGCTGCTACAGGTAGAAGGCCTGCTGTCGCGGCTCGTCGAACAGGCACGGGCTGAAGATGAGGTGCGTCGAGACGCCTTGGTGATCGAGGCCTTCAGTTCCCGGGATGACCTCCTGCTGGAGCGGCTTCGCGACGCCAAGGTGGAGGTCGGCGCTATACAGGCGATCGAGCAGTTTCTGACCGAGGACCGGGAGCAGCGTCGCAGCTCCGTCGCCAGCACCGACAACGTCACGGGCCTCACAAACTTGCCGGCTTTGCAGGGCCTGCTCGCGACGACGATGCCTGAGGCCCGGAAGCGGCTTAAGTCGGCGCTTGAGCGGCGAGCGCGGTTGAAGGCGGAACTCGATCAGGCCGAGCGCATGCTGGGAGCCATCCCTGAGCCCGAGGCGCTGGCGCCGCTACGCCAGGCTCGTGAGGAGGCGCGCGACGCGCTGCTTCGCGCTGAAGCCGCGCTGGCCCTGGCTGCGGAAATGCTGCAGACGGCGCGGGCCGACCGGGCGAAGGCCCACGCCGCCTACGAAACTGCCCTCGACAAGGCAGCTCAGGCCAACCTCGCCGTCGACGACGACCGTCGCCTGGTCGAACACGTCGAGAAGGTACGGGACACGTTGGAGCGCCTGCGCGTCGCAGCAACGAAGCGTCACCTCGACCGGATCTCCGAGCTCATTCTCGAGGCACTCGGCGCATTGCTCCGCAAAGAGAAGCTGATCACCGACGTTCGGATCGATCCGGAAACCCACACCGTCGCACTGACGGGAGCAGATGGGCACCCACTGCCGGCGAACGACCTTTCGGCAGGAGAGCGCCAGCTGCTCGCGGTCGCCCTGCTGTGGGGTCTGGCGCGTGCTGCCGGACAGCCGCTCCCGGTGGTTATTGATACGCCCCTCGGCCGGCTTGATGGTTCGCACCGACAGCACCTACTCGAGCGCTACTTCCCGCAGGCCAGCCATCAGGTCGTGCTGTTGTCGACCGACACCGAGATCGACGAGGAGGCGTTTGACCGCATCGCTCTGTACGTCGGTCGCGCCTATCACCTCAAGTTTGATCCGGCGACAAATGCGACCAACATCGAAGACGGCTACTTCTGGGAGTGA
- the dndE gene encoding DNA sulfur modification protein DndE codes for MALEHVRLSQTARDQLITLKRRTGIAHWNVLCRWALCRSLAELAPPPTIKLTLDSNVEMSWRTFGGELGDVLWALVKMRCRIDGLPLDEETLAQQFRLHLHRGIGYLVGDPRVSDVAGLAGVGLSEPPAA; via the coding sequence ATGGCCCTCGAACACGTTCGGCTCTCACAGACGGCGCGTGACCAATTGATCACGCTCAAGCGGCGCACGGGCATTGCGCACTGGAACGTCCTCTGCCGCTGGGCGCTGTGCCGGTCACTCGCTGAGCTGGCGCCGCCGCCTACGATCAAACTGACGCTCGACAGCAACGTCGAGATGAGCTGGCGGACCTTTGGCGGAGAGCTCGGGGACGTGCTGTGGGCGCTCGTCAAGATGCGCTGCCGAATCGACGGGCTTCCGCTCGACGAGGAAACGCTAGCCCAGCAGTTCCGACTCCACCTGCACCGCGGTATCGGGTATCTCGTCGGTGATCCTCGGGTGAGTGACGTGGCTGGGCTCGCTGGTGTCGGGCTCAGCGAGCCGCCAGCGGCATGA
- a CDS encoding DNA phosphorothioation-associated putative methyltransferase has protein sequence MILESVARHRTAMTRVALSRPMATAAADGFLQPERTVFDYGCGRGDDIRHLRTLGYTVDGWDPMHRPEAERRPADVVNLGYVLNVIERPSERADTLRAAWDLSRELLVVSTRMTWDARGLIGRPIGDGLITRSGTFQKFYDQPELAAWIEDTVGVQPHAAAPGIFYLFRDEAAAQRFVASRVYTYRPRVRIDPQAHYEANAETLAPLMSFMREHARPPKPGELPETTAAAIQEALGSLGKAQRLIRQVTDDDYWAEVTVQRRAELLIYVALSRFGRRPKLSQLDRTLATDLRLLFGTYQEACLHADRLLLACGDQALLYVNARSSTIGKQTPSALYVHRSAMTEIPPVLQVYEGCARVLAGTVDHANIIKLSVSEPQISYLSYPTFDRDPHPTLRSSVTVNLRKLSVDWRDYSRSESPPLLHRKEEFLGAHDPKRPLYERLTRAEMRAGLYEHPERIGTLRGWRDTLDAAGVTLRGHRLLRG, from the coding sequence ATGATCCTGGAGTCCGTTGCTCGTCACAGGACGGCGATGACACGGGTTGCCCTGTCCCGTCCGATGGCGACGGCTGCCGCTGATGGGTTCTTGCAGCCAGAGCGCACCGTCTTCGACTACGGCTGCGGTCGCGGTGACGACATTCGGCATCTCCGCACGCTCGGTTACACGGTAGATGGCTGGGACCCCATGCACCGCCCTGAAGCTGAACGACGCCCGGCCGACGTGGTCAACCTGGGATACGTCCTCAACGTGATCGAGCGACCCAGCGAGCGAGCGGACACGCTCCGAGCCGCTTGGGACTTGAGCCGTGAACTGCTCGTCGTCTCGACGCGCATGACGTGGGACGCCCGGGGCCTCATCGGCCGCCCGATCGGCGACGGCCTCATCACCCGAAGCGGCACGTTCCAGAAGTTCTACGACCAGCCTGAGCTGGCGGCATGGATCGAGGACACCGTCGGCGTGCAGCCGCACGCTGCGGCGCCCGGCATCTTCTACCTGTTTCGCGACGAGGCTGCCGCCCAGCGGTTCGTCGCCTCGCGCGTCTACACCTACCGGCCGCGTGTTCGCATCGATCCGCAGGCGCATTACGAGGCCAACGCCGAGACGCTGGCACCGTTGATGAGCTTCATGCGCGAGCACGCCCGGCCACCGAAGCCTGGAGAACTCCCGGAGACCACCGCAGCCGCGATTCAAGAGGCGCTCGGCAGCCTCGGTAAGGCGCAGCGCCTCATCCGGCAGGTCACTGACGACGACTACTGGGCCGAGGTCACCGTCCAGCGCCGGGCCGAGCTGCTCATTTACGTGGCCCTCTCTCGGTTCGGCCGTCGGCCGAAGCTCTCACAGCTCGACCGGACGCTTGCCACGGACTTGCGACTGCTGTTCGGGACCTACCAGGAGGCATGCCTTCACGCCGACCGACTCCTTCTCGCGTGCGGTGACCAGGCGCTCCTGTATGTCAACGCTCGCAGTTCGACGATCGGCAAGCAGACGCCGAGCGCGCTCTACGTCCATCGGTCGGCGATGACGGAGATCCCGCCGGTGCTGCAGGTCTACGAGGGCTGCGCTCGCGTGCTGGCAGGAACCGTCGACCACGCCAACATAATCAAGTTGTCCGTCAGCGAGCCGCAGATCTCATACCTGAGCTACCCAACCTTTGACCGTGATCCGCACCCGACGCTGCGCTCGTCAGTGACGGTTAACCTGCGGAAACTCAGCGTCGACTGGCGTGACTACAGCCGGTCGGAGAGCCCGCCGCTGCTCCACCGCAAGGAAGAGTTCCTCGGCGCCCATGACCCGAAGCGACCGCTCTACGAGCGATTGACCCGAGCCGAGATGCGGGCTGGACTTTATGAGCATCCCGAACGGATCGGGACCCTCCGAGGCTGGCGGGACACGCTTGACGCAGCCGGCGTCACGTTGCGAGGCCACCGGCTCCTTCGCGGGTAA
- a CDS encoding HNH endonuclease: MDNAATIAGWVNHADRALTTAWSRDALTTLAAQFVPGDALGSLGWLLRADAASTWARWYVEGMADIGRYVRDQELGLAHLYADLRSTLRAEHPLFPSDELAELSRVVASLAWKEVLHRRRGRRLRLTPREREEIWFRSEPGAHCYLCGYKFRPDAKGRFLRRADSRHADPPMLVDCVRPRGRVARDLDAEIDHVRPVAGGGDTERDNLRLACGWCNRVKSRYMALYDAPAWSPTTFLHPRLGLISLPQPLWIVRIVGVRGRCEAPLGCSAKLADAELFVAPRRLEGALNPTNAAVYCSEHDPWGHVRFVGPGILP; encoded by the coding sequence GTGGATAATGCAGCCACCATCGCCGGGTGGGTCAATCATGCAGATCGCGCGCTTACGACCGCTTGGTCTCGTGACGCGCTCACTACCCTCGCGGCGCAGTTCGTGCCGGGCGATGCGCTCGGTTCGCTCGGATGGCTCTTGCGCGCGGACGCCGCCTCCACCTGGGCCCGCTGGTACGTGGAGGGCATGGCGGACATCGGTCGTTACGTCCGGGACCAGGAACTTGGGCTTGCTCATCTTTACGCAGACCTTCGTTCAACACTCCGGGCGGAGCACCCGCTCTTCCCAAGCGACGAGCTTGCCGAGCTGTCCAGAGTCGTCGCGTCGCTCGCCTGGAAGGAGGTGCTGCACCGCCGTCGCGGGCGCCGCCTGCGGCTCACGCCACGCGAGCGCGAGGAGATTTGGTTTCGAAGCGAGCCTGGCGCCCATTGCTATCTGTGCGGCTACAAGTTCCGTCCCGACGCGAAGGGTCGCTTTCTTCGAAGAGCAGATTCAAGGCATGCTGACCCGCCGATGCTGGTGGACTGCGTTCGACCACGTGGCCGTGTGGCCCGCGACCTCGACGCGGAAATTGATCATGTGCGCCCGGTGGCGGGAGGCGGCGACACCGAGCGCGACAATCTGCGCCTGGCTTGCGGTTGGTGCAACCGCGTCAAGTCTCGCTACATGGCGCTGTACGACGCCCCGGCGTGGAGCCCCACCACGTTCCTGCATCCCCGACTAGGGTTAATTTCGCTGCCACAGCCACTCTGGATCGTCCGCATCGTGGGGGTGCGCGGCCGATGCGAGGCGCCCTTAGGCTGCTCGGCGAAACTTGCGGACGCGGAGTTGTTTGTGGCCCCGCGCAGGCTAGAGGGAGCCCTTAACCCGACGAACGCGGCTGTGTACTGTTCCGAGCACGACCCTTGGGGGCATGTTCGTTTTGTCGGTCCGGGAATACTACCGTAG